A part of Fibrobacter sp. UWP2 genomic DNA contains:
- the rimP gene encoding ribosome maturation factor RimP: MVTNEKLDSLIAEACKANGVTLVESDMFRAGKRKTLRLFIDRPEGVTIDDCSNVSRHLSDALDLDPEIIEGAYTLEVSSPGLDRPLKSVADFMRNKGRFVRVTRSTGKPLTGKLVDANEESLTLALKGNAGNVVVPRSEVLVAKVDVQI; this comes from the coding sequence TTGGTAACCAACGAAAAATTGGATTCCCTCATCGCCGAGGCGTGCAAGGCAAACGGAGTCACCTTGGTGGAGTCCGATATGTTCAGGGCCGGCAAGCGCAAAACGCTAAGGCTTTTTATCGACAGGCCCGAGGGCGTGACGATTGACGACTGTTCCAATGTTAGCAGGCATTTATCCGATGCCCTTGACCTGGATCCCGAGATTATTGAAGGCGCTTATACGTTGGAAGTGTCTTCCCCAGGGCTAGACCGCCCCTTGAAGTCGGTCGCCGATTTTATGCGCAACAAAGGACGCTTTGTGAGGGTGACCCGCAGTACCGGTAAACCGCTTACGGGCAAACTTGTGGACGCAAATGAAGAAAGTTTGACGCTGGCGCTTAAGGGAAATGCCGGGAATGTAGTCGTTCCGCGCTCCGAGGTGCTGGTTGCCAAGGTGGATGTACAAATATAA